AATATCCGGACCGGGCTGCGCGAGTTGCGCAACTCGGTGTTCAAGCGGGGCTATCTGGCCGAGTGCCGCAAATACTGCCCCGAGTTGACCCTGGCGGATCTGCGACCGCGCGAGGCGGGCATCCGCGCGCAGGCGGTGCTGCGGGACGGCACCCTGGTGCACGACTTCATGATCGAGCGAACGCCGCGCTCGGTCCACGTGCTCAACGCGCCGTCGCCCGCGGCCACCTCGGCGATGCCGATCGCCGAGCACATCGTCGCTCAGCTCTGACGCAAAGAACAGACCAGACGGTTCGATAAGCCGGTTGACCGGCCACGAGCAACCAAGCAACCGCCCGGTCGCCATGCGAAAAAGGCCTGTGCCAAATCCTGCGCAACCGCTCCAATAAAGAGGAGAGCTGTAGTACTTTTAACGCCAGTCGTGGAAATGGGAGGGCCCATGGGCCATATCAAGTACGCGAGTGACGTCGGAGCGCCTGTCGAGGTCGCCTTCACCTATACGGACAACCACCTGTTCGTCCCGGATTGGATGTTCGGCGTCGCCGGCTTCGAACCCGACGGGGAGCTCGACCACGGCCTCGGCGCCACGTTCACCGCCGCCACCCGGCTGCTGATGTTCTGGCGGCCGGCCATGACATGCGAGGTCACCGAATATCGCCGCAACGTCGTGATCGGGTATACGCTGCGTGGGCGTTTATCCGGGACCCTGACGCTGCGCTTCGACCCACTCGGTTACGGGAGGTCGGTGCTGACGTCGGAGGCGGAGTACAGTCCACCGCGCGGCTTCGCGGGGCGCCTCTGCGTCGGTCTGGTGGACTCCGCCGTGAAATCGGCGCTCCGCCGCACCGAGTCCCAATTGCGAAGGGAGATAGAAGAATTCCACGGTACCGATCTTGTCGGTCGGATTGCGTAGGGTGCCAGCCATGATCATCGTGAGCACCGACGGATCCTGCCTGCGCAACCCCGGCGGCGCCATCGGCTGGGCGTGGGTCAATCATCAGGGCTCCTCGGCCAGCGGCGGCGGCGCGTCCGGTACGAACCAGGTCGCGGAATTGCGCGCGGTACTGGAAGCGATTCTCGCCCATCCCGGTTCGGAACCCCTGCTGATCGAAAGCGATTCGCTGTACGCGATCAAGTGCGCGTCGGAGTGGATCTCCAGCTGGCGACTCAACGGCTGGCGCACCTCGACCGGCGGCGCCGTGAAGAACGTAGAGCTCATCCGCCAGATCGACAAAGCGATCGCCGGTCGGCCCGGCCCGGTTCGATTCCGTTGGGTCCGTGGCCATGTCGGCAACTACTTCAACGAGCAGGCCGACGCGCTTGCCGGAGAAGCGGCTCGGAAGGCGGCCGCCTCGGCAGCCGTCGCCGAGGCGAACACCGCGGAAATCCCCGCGGTGACTGTGGAAGAAGCGCCGGCGGTGCCGGACGTGTTGCAGCACAAGCCCGAACGGTCACGCCCACCGGCTGCCGTCTCGGGCCAGGCCGCGGGGAAGGCGGCCGCGCCGTCGGCGCCACAGGCATTGACGCTGTTCTGATTTCGCGGAATGGCCGCCCGAATGACCTCCGGCGGTGGTGGCTCGGCCCACCGCCGGAGGCGCTCGGTGCCTTACCGTCCCGGGATCAGTTGCCCGGGGCGGGGGTGGGCTGCTCGGTCGGAGCGGGCTGACCCTCCGGCCCGGCGGGCGCGTTCGGCGCCGGAGCGGGCGCACCGGGCAGGCCGGTGCCCGCGCCCTTCAGCATCGGCGAATCGAGCTTCTCGACCAGCCACTTGTCACCGGACTTGGTGAGCTGCGCGATCACCACGACGAACTGCCGCTCCGGGTTCGACTGGGTGAAGTTGGTCCGGTACTGCGTCAGCGTGACGAGCACGTTCGCCGAGGTCTTGTCGCCGGACTGGTAGCCGCACTGCACGTCGTCGACCCAGGACTTCACCTTGGCCTGCACCATGGCGTCCTTGAGCGCCTTGGTCGCGTCGTCGAACTCCTTCAGGAATTCGCCACTCGCACCGGACTTCACCTTGGTGAAGTAGCCGTCGAGATCCTTCGAGTAGTCGTAGATCGAGACGTCCTTGCCGAACGAGCATGCGGCGTTGGTCGCGTCCCGGATCGCGTCGAGCTTGTCGCCGCGATCCTTGCCCTGCAGGAAGAACACCACCACCGCGGTGATCGCCGCGACCGCGAGCACGCCCGCCACGAAGGCCGCGATCAGCGGCACCGAGCCGGACCGGCCCGACGCGGCCGGTTGGCCTGCGCCCTTACCGAGATCGGTCTCGGGCGTGCTGATCCGGTCGGACTTGTCGGCCTCAGCGGCCGGTGCCGCCTCGGTCTTGGACAGCTCGGGCGTGGCTGCCGCGGTCTCGGACTGCTCGCCCGCATCCTTCGCGGCATCCGCCGCGGTCTCGGCGTCCTTGTTGGTGTCGGCGTCGTCGGTGGACATCGATACAAACCTGCACTTTCCCGGCGCGCGGGCGCACCGATCGACTGACGGGCCCGCATCTCGGGCGAACCGTACGCGTTCTACCGGCGAGTATGCCCGGACCCGCGCGATCGACGCGGGGCCGGGGGCCACTCACCGCACCGGGGGCATGGTCCGTTCGTTCGGATCGACACCCGGCGGCATGTGCGCGCCGTTGTTCGGCACATCTGGCCGCGGCGCGTTCGCGGCGCCGCGAATGTACATACCAGGAGGCGGATTCTCGCAGTAGTTCCACTTCGGAATCGAGCCGTCCTGCACGGTCTCGTTACGGATCTGCGGGGTGTTGTAGGTGCAGAACGGGCGCGGCCACAGATCGAGGATCGCGTGGAACTCGCCGTCGTGCGCCGGCACACCCAGCGCCTCGGCACCGGCCGCGAGCGAGGGGAACAGCGCGCGCAGCGCGGGCAACCGCAGCTGCGCGGCCTTGGTCATCGCCGAGAAGTTGGCGGCCAGGCTGGTGATCGGGTCGCTGGTCTTGTCGAGCACCGCGCCGAGCCCGGCCAGTTGCCCCGGCGCGCGCTCCAGCACGCCCTGCAGTTCGGTGTTCGCGTTGTTGAACTGCTCGAACAGCGTCCCGGAGTTGCGGGTCAGCGTGGCGAGGTCGGGCTGGGCGTTGGAGGTGGTCTCCGCGATGGTGCGCAGGTTGCTGATCAGGTTGGTGGTCTGCGGCAGCAGGCTGTCGAAGCCGGCCATGGCCAGGCTGATGCCGTTGACCATGCCGCGCAACTGATCCGGGCCGCCGCTGAGCGCGGTGTCGAGCTCGCTGAGGATCACGCCGAACTTGTCCGGGTCGACCTGCGCGATGAGGGCGCTGGAATTGTCCAGCACGGACCAGATCGGGGTCGGGGTCTTGATCTTGGCGGCATCGAACTTGATCACCGCGCCGTCCCCGAGGTAGGGGCCCTGCTCGGTGCCGGGGCGGAAGTCGATGTACTGCTCGCCCGCGCCGGAGAGCGCCTGCACCGAGATATCGGTGTCGATCGGGATCTTGAACTTGCTCTCGATCTGGGCCGACGCCGCGATGGCCTGGCCGCGATCGGTGAGTTCGATCGAGGTCACCTTGCCGATGCGATAGCCGCGCAACGTCACGTCGTTGCCCGGCTGCAGCCCGCCGGAGCGGTCCAGGTTCACCGTGACGGTGTAGTTGGACCGCAACGGGTTGACCCGCATGACGCTCACCATCAGATAGGCGGCGCCGATGACGAACACCAGCACCAGGCCGATGGTCGACAGGACCAGCTTGTGCTCTTTCAGCTTCGCGATCACCGGTGACCCCCCTGCACTCGGGACTGCACGATCTGCAGCACCTGGATCAGGCTGCCCGCGAAGTCCTGCAGATCCTGCAGGTCCTGGAGCCTGCCGTGCTCCGGGTCGGTCAGCGCGCTGAGGTCGAGGTTGGTCGCGGTGGCGT
This genomic stretch from Nocardia brasiliensis ATCC 700358 harbors:
- a CDS encoding SRPBCC family protein — its product is MGHIKYASDVGAPVEVAFTYTDNHLFVPDWMFGVAGFEPDGELDHGLGATFTAATRLLMFWRPAMTCEVTEYRRNVVIGYTLRGRLSGTLTLRFDPLGYGRSVLTSEAEYSPPRGFAGRLCVGLVDSAVKSALRRTESQLRREIEEFHGTDLVGRIA
- a CDS encoding ribonuclease H family protein — encoded protein: MIIVSTDGSCLRNPGGAIGWAWVNHQGSSASGGGASGTNQVAELRAVLEAILAHPGSEPLLIESDSLYAIKCASEWISSWRLNGWRTSTGGAVKNVELIRQIDKAIAGRPGPVRFRWVRGHVGNYFNEQADALAGEAARKAAASAAVAEANTAEIPAVTVEEAPAVPDVLQHKPERSRPPAAVSGQAAGKAAAPSAPQALTLF
- a CDS encoding MlaD family protein, with translation MIAKLKEHKLVLSTIGLVLVFVIGAAYLMVSVMRVNPLRSNYTVTVNLDRSGGLQPGNDVTLRGYRIGKVTSIELTDRGQAIAASAQIESKFKIPIDTDISVQALSGAGEQYIDFRPGTEQGPYLGDGAVIKFDAAKIKTPTPIWSVLDNSSALIAQVDPDKFGVILSELDTALSGGPDQLRGMVNGISLAMAGFDSLLPQTTNLISNLRTIAETTSNAQPDLATLTRNSGTLFEQFNNANTELQGVLERAPGQLAGLGAVLDKTSDPITSLAANFSAMTKAAQLRLPALRALFPSLAAGAEALGVPAHDGEFHAILDLWPRPFCTYNTPQIRNETVQDGSIPKWNYCENPPPGMYIRGAANAPRPDVPNNGAHMPPGVDPNERTMPPVR